One Flavobacterium cerinum genomic window, CTGAACCGCAATAGTTTGCTTTTTTACCTTCTTAGTATCCAACACTTTATACTTAAGAATATCCGGAAATGCGGCAACCGAAACTTCACTTAACTTTTTACCGTTCTCTTCTTCAAATGTTAACACAATCTGGTCTCCATCAGCAAAACCGTACAATAACTCTTCCGTCGATCCGGGTTTTACCTGTAAAGCAATCTCAGCCACTGTTATGGATTTCTGCGCGAAAAGAACGTTTGCCATTAACAGGAACAGCAGGGTAATTTTATTCATGTAAGTATTTGTTATCTTTTATTTTTTAAAATCATAATCTCGTTCCACTTTGGCAATCCGAACTTTGAATACACGATACCAGTCGGCACGTCCTTTTTCACGGGCAAGGGTATGTTCGGCATCCTTTCTCCAGTTGGCTATCGCTTCAAGATCCGACCAATAGGATACGGTAATTCCGATTTCATTCCGAGCCGATTCGACGCCTAAAAAACCCGATTGCTGGCTTGCCAATTCAACCATCCTTTCGGCAGTTTCTCCATATCCGTTATCCACATCAGTACGTTCCGATGTAAAAATAACAGCATAATACGGTGGTTCCGGTGTTCGAGCAATCATATCATTAATGTTTTTTAGCTTCTTCCCAGAAAACATCCATTTCGGCTAACGTCATATCCGCCAATGGCTTTCCAAGTTCAACCGCTTTACTTTCCAGATACTGAAATCGTTTTATAAATTTTTTATTGGTTCGTTCCAAAGCATCTTCCGGATTTACTTTCAGGAAACGCGCATAATTGATCATTGAGAATAATACATCTCCGAATTCCGCTTCCATTTTATCCTGATCGCCTTTTACCACTTCCTCCTGTAATTCCTGTAATTCTTCCTGTACCTTATCCCAAACCTGATGCGGTTCTTCCCAATCAAATCCGACACCTTTTACTTTGTCCTGAATCCGACTTGCTTTTACCAATGCCGGCAAGCTTTTAGGAACGCCTTCCAAAACGGATTTCTTCCCTTCTTTTAATTTTAACTTTTCCCAGTTTTGCTTTACCTGTTCTTCATTTTCTACGACAACATCACCATAAATATGCGGATGTCTTTCAATTAATTTATCACAAATCGAATTGGCTACATCGGCGATATCAAAGGCTTGTTTTTCACTTCCGATTTTGGAATAGAACACAATATGCAACAATACGTCACCCAGTTCTTTTTTGATTTCTTCCAGATCATTATCCAGAATGGCATCTCCTAACTCATAAACTTCCTCGATTGTAAGATGACGAAGACTTTCCAGGGTTTGTTTTTTATCCCAGGGACATTTGGCTCTCAGATCGTCCATAACATCGAGTAAACGGCTAAAAGCATCCAGTTGTTGCTGACGTGTGTTCATAGGTTCAGAATTTGTGTAAAAATA contains:
- the mazG gene encoding nucleoside triphosphate pyrophosphohydrolase — protein: MNTRQQQLDAFSRLLDVMDDLRAKCPWDKKQTLESLRHLTIEEVYELGDAILDNDLEEIKKELGDVLLHIVFYSKIGSEKQAFDIADVANSICDKLIERHPHIYGDVVVENEEQVKQNWEKLKLKEGKKSVLEGVPKSLPALVKASRIQDKVKGVGFDWEEPHQVWDKVQEELQELQEEVVKGDQDKMEAEFGDVLFSMINYARFLKVNPEDALERTNKKFIKRFQYLESKAVELGKPLADMTLAEMDVFWEEAKKH
- a CDS encoding antibiotic biosynthesis monooxygenase family protein codes for the protein MIARTPEPPYYAVIFTSERTDVDNGYGETAERMVELASQQSGFLGVESARNEIGITVSYWSDLEAIANWRKDAEHTLAREKGRADWYRVFKVRIAKVERDYDFKK